In the genome of Arctopsyche grandis isolate Sample6627 chromosome 13, ASM5162203v2, whole genome shotgun sequence, the window aaaatgagcaatatggcaaagtatgaaaacgatcggataagaggcaaattgtaattgtaagtgaaacgtaaaggaggtatgtaataattagtcaccggagcctgagggggccgtgtattgttcaaaggttgtaaatgcattgttaaaggtttgccgaacaatggaaagcactgtgactatcctacctctagtaataataataaaaatagctcGTTAGTAAGTAGTTTTATCTTTaactaaaatacaaattaaattaaaatgtacatatttaataaatttaatcaataaagTTATTCAATCCCTCGAGAAATACAATagaatacagtagaacctccTAGATTATCCGGAAtaattggggatgaaggtaGCTCGGATAATGAAAAATCCGGATAATCCAAATAATCACAATTGACAAGGAAAGACGTGTACATTCAGtacgaataatttttatttgtctacatttCCATATATGCAAGtatatcaatattaaattattccttattaaaaaattatggaTTATGGATTTTTGCTTAAAGTTAGCTGTTCTTTTTGATGCTGCCAAATACTTACAATCAATTACAAACGTtggagtatttttattacataaatcgctgtatttccagaggctgaagaacacgaaattaacaattaattaattaatccatagagacatctatggatttagacttgtacataaatttttacatattgtacataaataaaattcagatatttttgacagcggatagaatggtttttgccaatttgatagaggaaccgtttcaataatgaaatcagataaattggcaaactctgataagaaacgatcgacttggagtcacaaatatccaaatccgaccagcagtattaaatattagcacggcatcgaacccggtaacctctcggtgctaaacataaacgcaaccacagtgccatactgctggctaaatgtatATTAGAGGAAAATGTGGTGATAATTATCGACCTCAATGTTGTTTTGTCTCCATTGACTTGCGGCTTttgtgtatctacatatgatgtatgtacataaggcgTGAGACAGGTGTATTCATTAAAATCCTGAATTCTGAAATATACCAATTAGAAAATAGCATGTTTGttgttttaaatgctttttattattacgagattatgttcacaatacatcttatatctattttaatagctactgatctactgatcattttctattttacaatttaatttaatttggttagtaatcatagtattacattattctaatgttaatctacagcataataggaaaagagctcaaaaacctatttacaatccttataaatgctcataatacatctaatacataatattaattaaagactaactaaagtcgatgacctaaagcagattgtgtttaggtaatctgtgtgatatacctgaagggtatatatagatatttttttgtaatcaccgagactcttcacaagtgtgttagtatggttattagtgattctgtcatagaatctactggttagtttgttagtaatgtctataaCAATCGGAACATTATACGAGAATATTATAAGAAAATAGCATCAAGTAGAATGACCGTGTTTGTCATCTGGCATTCTATCTGAGATTTACTTTACGATAGCATTGATTGAAAGATGTGTTtctcaatttaattttgacGAACCGGTCTTCCCCTCTACAAACGCCATAACGTGTACCATTTAGTTCGGTACGTGTTGTTACTGTTGAATGACGAGACGGTTGAATACACAAACAGTGATCGCGTGACTCAGAGCAGGAGGCCTTCGAGCGGAACGGAACGGTGGACGAGCTCGTCAGTGGACGAAAGACTTGCTGGCGCTAGCTGTCAAAGCCGCCAATGGACTGGTTCAATTGATAAATTGTACCTAAACCAATTATCCAATTGGGTGTGTTTGCGACGATCCTCTTCAGTGCGTGTGACCCAACTAATCCAGTGCCTCAACCACCATGAAGTGGTCCGGACTCGTGCTAATCTGCCTCATCGGCTTCCTGGTCAACTGCCTCGCAGAACCTCGCAAGAAGATCGGCGGCTCTCTCGGTCGTCGCACCAGCTCTAAACAACCTTCATCCAACTCGGGAAACTACGGTCATAGCGATTTAGCCAGCCTCAGCTACTCGGGACACAACACCGCACCTAAGAAAGCACCAGAACCTGTTCGCAACAATCAACCCGTGGGATGGAATGTACCAAAAAAAGACACAGCAACACCTGTCCAAAGCAGTGGAGTGAGCTTCAACCAACAACCGTCGTATCCATCTAGCGGAGGACTTTCTGGCACATCTGGTGCCAAAACTCCTCAAAATTCTTATCCAACAAACACTGGAAACTCCGGATCAAATGCTCAACATGCATACCCAGCAAGCAGTGGAAACTCTGGATCGAACGCTCAACATGCATACCCAGCAAGCACTGGATTGTCAGGTTCGGGAACTGGACAACACGGTCAAGCTTCCAACGTCAATCCAGCTCAAAGCAACCCATCTTATCCTTCCAATAACAATCCGTCATATAATAAGCCAGTGAATAATGCTCAACCGCCACCATACTCTGCTGGAGCACCGCCTGCTTACAATGCCGCCGGTCATGCTGGAGCACCGCCTCCTTATAATGCTGCACATCCTTCGTATAACGCTCCAAATTATGGAGGAGCACCTCCTGCATATGGTGCTCCTGGATACGGTGGACATCCCCCTGCTTACGGTGGCTATGGTGGATATGGAGGAGCACCACCTGGATATGGAGGACACGGTGGATATGGCGGTGGTGGTGGATATGGCGGATATGGCGGTGGTGGTGGATATGGAGGCTATGGAGGAATAGGAGGAGGCAGCTTCGGTGGTTTCGGTGGCTTAGGAAATCAGGGTTATCAACGTAAATCTGGATTTTTGAGCGGCAATACTTTTGGCGCCATCCTTGCCGGTTTAGCTATATGGAATTTGGCCAGGTCTGGATCACGCACCACTAACAATCACTATAACTATTACGGTAACAATGCAACCACCAATGATCCTCATGCTCTACCACCAGATCCCATTGTTGAACAATTGTCCAATTGTACCTTGACCATAACTTCTGATGGTAAAACAGAAGTGACTTTATTGCCCTGCGTCATTGTCTCCTCGTTTGCTCTAAATGCCGAAAGTGCGAACCCCAACAGAACGCCAGACGCGAACGGTCTTAATTGTTTGAtcacattgatatttaaaaactcTACCGAGAAAATGGTTAATATGCCTTGCGCTGATCTATCCAAAATGGCGCCGAAAGAAAACGCAACAAACAATCAAACAAACTGCGATCCGGCATCTGGCAATTGCCCTCCTGCTATGGCTCTGTATGATGCACCTCCATTGTCAGTCATACCTTTAAAGGTATCGTCTACTTCTACCACAACGGTTGATCCCATTGTCGAAACATCATCAACCACGACGCAAGCGGAAGTTGCAACATCCACTACAACTGTATCGACGACATCTACAGCACAATCAACATCACAATCTACAACAGAACCGACGACAAGCTCTACTACGGAATCGGCGACAGAAAAGTCACCCGAATAAATAGTCTCGTTCCTgtcaataaaaattgatattatactaattttaagttaaaaataataaatataattccatAAGTGCGCTGCAGATTTCTCTCACTTTTGATACTTCAATTGGATACGATTTCTCTTTTCTTTATATAATGCAGTAAGTGAAAGCTAAATGCAAACACATCTCTCTTCAATGTTGCTAAAATTCTAAATACTCATAGTGGCATAtatgcaagtacatatgtatacatgtacagtctatttgtaaaataaattcaaagtgAACCGCCACATCATTTAATACAATTGGGATTGGAAATTTTGTGACTATTCAGTGGCACTTAATCTGATCCAAATTAAcataccacatatgtacatgtttatcaTTCCATGCAATTTATTCAATTGTCATATAAATCAGGGTCACATTTTGCAGCAAGTGTGTCTATGTGACaagattttaatctattttacccatgaaaatgtataatatatttaatgcaaTAACTTATAGTGTATATGATGCATGTGATttagattattattttcatcaatgtatatatatttttatttgaatatattttagtattatttataatgtatgttttaattttgaacATTTCCACGTCTTTTCCTGTATAATAAGCAACTAATAGAAAATCACCCGAAAGTGAGGTGAAGGAGTTCAAAAGATGCTATTAGAGGCGCTTAAGCAAAACATAATGTTGTATGAAGAAATGTTtcattatttgttttaattcatttttttatttaaaatcacaatacattcataattataaataatttaaaatctgaaaaaactTTTCTAGTCTGGCTCTTACATATCAAAATATTTCCAAGAACATCCATATGATGTTAAAGGTCAGGCATTCAGATTACAagtgaattttaattaacacaGATTCTCAAATCGTGTGTACCGatatttataatcatattttaaaatatatagttAAGTCAACAAAACAACTGAAAGAACAGTATGGTACGttataaaatagtggaagaaacaTCGAAccagagtaaactgccacttccggttgacggatgctcaccaaatgttatatataacttggtattaagcataaacttttaaatatgaaatttcaatttaataaaccaaaaggtttctgagaaaaacataagaaatctcggttctctagagtaaaagtactacttcttaatttataatttgtataacaTTTTGTCTGATTTGGTTAGcggtttaggagataattgGATTTGAAAACTTAAGAAAAGGTCACTcctaaggggaggtaccatttccggtcaacttaaaatattgaaaataatttaggtcgtattgttaaaaatttcagtaaccgatactaagtttcattttgataggacgaacggtaTCCAAAACATcttcaaaatacacaaacacattttttctagatcaaatcagtcaaaatctcgagttcgaatttccacatgatcacaaaacttcatctattgctactactacgtacataaataaattaaaaattgtaaatataataggttgtggctatttgcaggtactatatcggcacattattggctatttgcaggtactataactgcgaattattggctatttacaggtactatatctgcaacaggcgcaaagccttctgcgcatgcgcgtgaactgtcactgtcagcgtgtttactattaaaattttgttttaaacctcttaaaatttagttcgaactcgttaagtgacgtagagtaaaaaatataatccaaattagttaatattattaattgttagaaaattattatcatatacaacgtataatacctacatacaagtacaagccgcgaactagctaaatgatataaatctattataataacgtgcgaaatttatttgcctcatgtataatgaacgattgattaagcAAGTCTAGCATACGTTAaatataagaaattataatcggatgcgcatgcgcagaaggctatAGCCAAGAAGTAAATAGCCAAttattcgcagatatagtacctgcatatagtcaataattcgcagatatagtacctgcatatagccaataattcgcagatatagtacctgcaaatagccacaaccaatatAATATGCATCTCACACATTATacgtgacatacatatatccatatgtatatgtatgtacatatgtcaatgtGATAAATCCGATTATAATCATTAATATAACACGGCTTATgtgattattaataattattataattttttaaccaAACCtgacataatatacataattttatataaccCAAACCAACATAACCTaatacctaacttaacttaCCTTCTTCGTAAACGATTACATTAATTAAGGGTCCTTATTTATGTGATTAATTACATTCATtggctattatttattattataactagtTTATGTACCGTAACAATTAACTTAcatgcctacatacatacatacatatgtatgcatacaaacAAAAGTAATGATGGAGTATgcaatattatacctatatttactcaggtaaaaacattttcaattcatgtacatatatacatgtgtatacttAATATAATACAGATAATagttatatatgcatatataaaatatggataATTTTCTgttaaatctgtaaaaaaaaatcataaattaaaatgcCTTACTCGCGTCccacaatttgaatttattgttatCGCTGGTTATTCAAACGTCATTGAAGTTTCTTCGAACtgtttataataatatcattaaGCGATATTATAGACGACAGCCATTGCACATAATAATTCAATCGATTACCTTGTGTACTTTGTTAAACAAATACtaatattattgaatttcaCAAAAATGAGAATCTGGACATTTTGTTTGCTTCTATTCGTGGTATGCTTTGTGACTGGAGACCCACTGCCAGGAAGAAGCAGTGGAGGAGGTAGAAGTGGTGGAGGAAGTAGAGGAGGATCCAGCAGAGGATTCGGTGGATTCGGTGGAAGTCATCATACAAGCCATTCGAgtccttcaatacaccattctACAGCAGCTCACAGTTCAGCTCATCTGTCTTATTCACCAAGTCACAATACTCATAGTTATCCTTCAAGTCCATCTCTTTCCGGCAACAGTCACAATCCAAGCGGTAGCAGTAGTAACACTAATTACGGATTCGTAGTTCCAAAACAGCAAGCTCACAATGTCGCCAGTAGTAATCCCTCTGCAGGACACTCGTACCCTCAAAGTACAGGATTATCTGGAGCTTCAAATCAAAACCATGCAACATCCGGAACCGTTCATCAACCACAAACGGCGCATGCTGTCCATCAAAACTCTGCTTCGCCTACAGGAACACATACGTATCCTCAAAGTCCTGGATCATCAGGATTACACACATACCCTACTGGCACTGGATTATCTGGCACTCAAACTAGCGGTGCTCATTATCCACACACGGCGAACAATGCTCATCAAAACTCAAATTCCCCAACAGGAACACATGCATATCCTCAGAGCACGGGATTATCTGGAACTTCTAATAATAATCCGCACACTCCTACTTCGAACTTCGGAACGCAAAATTCGCACTATCCACAACAACCAGCTGCCGTTCATTATACAGTGAACAATCACCAGTACATACCTGCTACAGCAGTTAATCCTAATTACCATATGCAGCCTTCCGGAGGATATGGTGGTTATGGAGGCTACGGTGGCTATGGAGGATACGGTCAAGGATTTGCCCCTCATTACGGTCAACCTTCTTATGGCGGTCCCACATACGTTCCCGTATATCATAGAGATTCGGGATCGGGAATGAATAACCTATTGACCGGCTTAGCAGTGTGGAATTTGGCAAGAAGTAGTGGACACTCAAACAACATCCACCACTATCATCATTCCGACTCTGCTTATACGAGACCCAAAGAACAGTCTAATGTGCAAAGATACAGCGATCTTAAAGACTGTTCATTAATGGTCACTGATGCAGATGGTACTAAAACTACAACAATTCCATGTGAAATAGCTTCATCTTTTGCCTTGAgcaatgaaaacaataaaaatccaaATGTGCTCCCCAACGGCGTGATAAGCACATCTAATTGTACTATATCGGTCACCAAGGGCAATAAACTTGAAATCACCACGATTCCTTGTGAAGTTTTAAGCCAACAAGCTGCATCTGCGGCGCCTGCTAGTCCCACTAGTCCAAATCAAATTGTTCAACTGTTCCCAGCTCCATCTCTGGATGTGATTCCTCTGAAAAAGACACCATCACCGCCGATGATCGATATCCCACCTAGTCCAGTATCTGAATCACCAGGAACAACATCGACACCCAATCCATTGTCTACAACGGACAAAACTCCCATTgtagcataatttttttttttttttatatatatatatattactttatatgtttaataaatcagtaaaatatagaatattataatcgtttaattttaaaattcaatttgtaatacatatgcatgtcatATTTTATTCGCTATATCTAAATGtatatcaatgtatgtatgtatgtatatcacagtaaatgtacatgaatataaaacgctatcaattaaataaatgacaAACAAGTGTGacgtgtaaattattttttcaaaaattataatataaattctaaATTACACAAATATTGTGATACTTGTTCTGAAATGAGCTTtacttgataaaatatatttacagatAGATatctgtgatttttttgtattctcattttaaaattttatattaataaaagattACTAAGCACTGTTATTCTtagattgaattaaattttttttcttgctAAACATTTTCGtcacgtttattttattttcaaataaatacatctTCGCTAATTATATTTGCATACCGTTTTCAAATGTGGGATATTTGTTCAGTCTGTggtttttgaatatttgttaaataaaaattacctaAAAATGCTTTTCAACTTTTgaacattttaaatgtttgatctTATCTTGACATAGTATTTCAACATTGTATTTAACATTGTGTAttatactaatatatgtatgtatgtatatttatatctgTAGGtctcttatataaaaaaaacattatcactaagtgtatttatttttatgttgctaaattgaagaaaaaaatcttatcatATTCAACGTATATAACTGGAAATCATTTTATGCTAAACTTCAGTACAGAGGTCACAACGTTTGTGAAATCATATCTCTAATATAGAATGGCGTTATTCGGGAAGTGTTTCCTGATTTTAATTTTGAGTATCTCGTTTGTAGGATACTGTCAAAATGCCTTGATCGACTCAACCGATAACATCACCTTCGTCGAAGGATGCAGATGCTCCTGGAAACGGAAATGTGTACAATATATTATGGATGGAGCTTGTACTTTGTGGGCGCCGGAAGAATTCTGCGAAGATGTTCTAATAGCTGTGTTACCaccaaaaaataatgaaactgtAGTTACAAAAACGGAGAGCTTAACCGATGACAATTTGTAATTCACCAAATTTATTATATGgcctttatatttttattgtcattGTATTACATGTATATCGAGTaagttataaaatacaaaatcaaaatattttagtcgttcatttatatttattttctatgaaaaaattatgaaatatccTCACATGAAAGCCCTCATAAAAACCAATCCGTCATCGATGCAAATTTCAATCCAAATTTCTAAACCCTCACCTTACGTCATTCAACGATGACTTAATCGGTGAATCCCGCATACttgtgtaatgtacatatgtatacaaaacagAATTcctaaaaaatgttttcagatggTCACGTACTACATGGACGGTTGAACTTTGCACTTTACCTAAGCAGAACACTTTTTTTACCCATAAGTGGACATGAATGTCCTTATGCACGTAGCTCCTTATCTCAAGCGGACGTTACGCAGTTTGAGTTGGTATAACTATTTAAAAGCGAGGCCTGAATCGATAATCCGTCAGTATCTTCAGGTCGTCCGTAAAGCTTAAGGTACATCCAACATGGCTGCTTTACGAAACTATTTCTTCGTCTTTCTCTGTCTCGCCTCCTATTCTTCTTCAAAAGAACTTCGTGGCATTCCTCCGACAATAGTG includes:
- the LOC143920844 gene encoding uncharacterized protein LOC143920844, coding for MKWSGLVLICLIGFLVNCLAEPRKKIGGSLGRRTSSKQPSSNSGNYGHSDLASLSYSGHNTAPKKAPEPVRNNQPVGWNVPKKDTATPVQSSGVSFNQQPSYPSSGGLSGTSGAKTPQNSYPTNTGNSGSNAQHAYPASSGNSGSNAQHAYPASTGLSGSGTGQHGQASNVNPAQSNPSYPSNNNPSYNKPVNNAQPPPYSAGAPPAYNAAGHAGAPPPYNAAHPSYNAPNYGGAPPAYGAPGYGGHPPAYGGYGGYGGAPPGYGGHGGYGGGGGYGGYGGGGGYGGYGGIGGGSFGGFGGLGNQGYQRKSGFLSGNTFGAILAGLAIWNLARSGSRTTNNHYNYYGNNATTNDPHALPPDPIVEQLSNCTLTITSDGKTEVTLLPCVIVSSFALNAESANPNRTPDANGLNCLITLIFKNSTEKMVNMPCADLSKMAPKENATNNQTNCDPASGNCPPAMALYDAPPLSVIPLKVSSTSTTTVDPIVETSSTTTQAEVATSTTTVSTTSTAQSTSQSTTEPTTSSTTESATEKSPE
- the LOC143921740 gene encoding uncharacterized protein LOC143921740 encodes the protein MRIWTFCLLLFVVCFVTGDPLPGRSSGGGRSGGGSRGGSSRGFGGFGGSHHTSHSSPSIHHSTAAHSSAHLSYSPSHNTHSYPSSPSLSGNSHNPSGSSSNTNYGFVVPKQQAHNVASSNPSAGHSYPQSTGLSGASNQNHATSGTVHQPQTAHAVHQNSASPTGTHTYPQSPGSSGLHTYPTGTGLSGTQTSGAHYPHTANNAHQNSNSPTGTHAYPQSTGLSGTSNNNPHTPTSNFGTQNSHYPQQPAAVHYTVNNHQYIPATAVNPNYHMQPSGGYGGYGGYGGYGGYGQGFAPHYGQPSYGGPTYVPVYHRDSGSGMNNLLTGLAVWNLARSSGHSNNIHHYHHSDSAYTRPKEQSNVQRYSDLKDCSLMVTDADGTKTTTIPCEIASSFALSNENNKNPNVLPNGVISTSNCTISVTKGNKLEITTIPCEVLSQQAASAAPASPTSPNQIVQLFPAPSLDVIPLKKTPSPPMIDIPPSPVSESPGTTSTPNPLSTTDKTPIVA